The Paenalcaligenes faecalis genome has a window encoding:
- a CDS encoding MotA/TolQ/ExbB proton channel family protein, which yields MFSALIQAGALQLAAPVVTDVFLLILLLVFVLACVMGLRAKHAEFIHYAPTLMTSIGILGTFVGIVLGLFHFDTDQIDQSIPTLLEGLKTAFITSVAGMSSAMLFSLIDSLWLSKKRRSVDADSLSEITPADIYQVLTGQQQLMEQQHGQLERVLEQQARHNEQLQQRLGGWQEAQEKQAELFSLDLWQRMDTFSQMLSKSATEQVIDALRHVIVDFNKNLTEQFGDNFKALDASVHKLVIWQQQYKTQVDTMSDQYQQSVTALLETRKAVAGIWQECANIPAAMDDIRETLEINQHQIKELERHLEGLVTIREAAAAAIPTMQSHVLQMNEQVIGTVAHLERSAQGFEHYVTEIVTNTGQSVNTQLQQLETATAREIQTAIEEMGRSLVQITTRFVGDYQLMMNAMNTVVQQHKRQG from the coding sequence ATGTTCTCTGCTTTGATACAGGCTGGAGCACTGCAATTAGCAGCGCCCGTAGTTACAGATGTATTTTTATTGATTTTATTGTTGGTTTTCGTGTTGGCTTGTGTAATGGGCTTAAGGGCTAAACACGCCGAGTTTATTCACTATGCGCCTACCTTAATGACCTCGATTGGTATTTTAGGTACCTTTGTGGGAATTGTGCTGGGCTTGTTTCATTTTGATACGGATCAGATTGATCAGAGTATCCCTACTCTACTTGAGGGCCTAAAAACGGCTTTCATTACTAGCGTAGCAGGGATGAGCTCGGCGATGTTGTTTAGTTTGATTGACTCATTATGGTTAAGTAAAAAACGGCGTTCCGTAGATGCCGATTCGCTGTCAGAGATCACCCCCGCTGATATTTATCAGGTCTTGACTGGACAACAGCAGTTGATGGAGCAGCAGCACGGTCAGTTAGAGCGTGTACTGGAGCAACAAGCGCGCCATAATGAGCAACTACAACAGCGCTTAGGTGGCTGGCAAGAGGCACAGGAAAAACAAGCTGAATTATTTAGCCTTGATTTATGGCAACGTATGGATACGTTTAGTCAGATGTTGTCTAAGTCAGCCACAGAGCAGGTGATTGATGCCCTACGACACGTCATTGTTGATTTCAATAAGAACCTAACGGAACAGTTTGGTGATAATTTTAAAGCGTTAGATGCCTCTGTGCACAAGCTCGTAATTTGGCAGCAGCAATACAAAACTCAGGTAGACACCATGAGCGATCAATATCAACAAAGCGTCACAGCACTTTTAGAAACACGTAAAGCCGTCGCGGGCATTTGGCAAGAGTGCGCCAATATCCCGGCAGCAATGGATGATATTCGTGAGACCCTAGAGATAAATCAGCATCAAATTAAAGAGCTAGAACGACACCTAGAGGGTTTAGTCACAATACGTGAGGCAGCTGCAGCGGCAATTCCTACTATGCAAAGCCATGTCCTACAAATGAATGAGCAAGTGATAGGAACAGTGGCCCATCTAGAGCGTAGTGCTCAGGGGTTTGAGCACTATGTAACGGAAATCGTGACTAATACCGGCCAAAGCGTGAACACACAATTACAGCAACTAGAAACGGCAACAGCCCGTGAGATTCAAACGGCCATCGAGGAAATGGGGCGCTCTTTGGTGCAAATTACTACCCGATTTGTGGGTGATTACCAGTTAATGATGAATGCGATGAATACTGTTGTTCAGCAGCATAAGCGTCAGGGGTAG
- a CDS encoding MFS transporter, with protein MNTYHRLKIKIQQQPYLWVCFAMIVGVMGTALASPLYPLYQQVWSLSAGDITLLFVVYMFSALSSLLFLGRISDQRGFIVVLRGGLISITIGIILSAIAWDYWSFMLSRILIGLASSLIVTSASIGLTRLNRSKDLQRAAATTSLLIAFGFGLGPVIGGLIAQWAHFPLQSSYIPSMLMGLIAIFALFMLSAQDYKPTNPPKQKAFWRPSLAIPAGAARAPFLLGCMAAFTAFSMFSLFASLAPSFMRDMVPWHGPAVSGLSIGIILFMSSGFQLLVRQWPLKRSLLIGLACFSLSNLLLVANLWHASVLLFSASVLLIAMGHGLSLISGMGIVNRLALPEQRSATTSSYLIIAYLGAILPILAIGYLADQFGMQTALTAFCFSICSLSLALFFLTWRRVQLPD; from the coding sequence ATGAATACCTACCATCGCCTCAAAATCAAAATACAACAACAACCCTATCTTTGGGTCTGTTTTGCCATGATTGTCGGGGTCATGGGTACGGCATTAGCTAGCCCACTTTACCCACTTTACCAACAGGTCTGGAGCCTAAGTGCTGGGGATATTACGCTGCTGTTCGTGGTTTATATGTTTTCTGCCTTAAGCAGCCTACTCTTTTTAGGGCGTATTAGTGACCAACGGGGTTTTATTGTGGTGTTGCGTGGTGGGCTGATTTCCATCACCATTGGGATTATTTTATCTGCCATAGCTTGGGATTATTGGTCATTTATGCTGAGCCGTATTCTGATTGGCTTAGCTTCTAGTCTGATCGTTACCTCTGCCTCTATCGGTCTAACTAGGCTCAATCGCTCTAAAGACCTACAGCGGGCAGCTGCCACCACAAGCTTATTAATTGCTTTTGGATTTGGCCTAGGCCCCGTAATTGGGGGGTTAATTGCTCAGTGGGCTCATTTCCCTCTGCAGTCTAGCTATATTCCCTCTATGCTAATGGGCCTCATCGCTATTTTTGCGTTATTTATGCTTTCAGCGCAAGACTACAAACCAACGAATCCTCCTAAACAAAAAGCGTTCTGGCGACCTTCCTTAGCCATTCCTGCTGGTGCTGCACGCGCGCCCTTTTTATTAGGTTGCATGGCGGCTTTTACTGCTTTTTCTATGTTTAGTCTCTTTGCCTCATTAGCACCCAGCTTTATGCGTGATATGGTGCCTTGGCATGGCCCTGCCGTCAGCGGCCTATCCATTGGGATTATTCTCTTTATGTCTTCAGGCTTTCAGTTGCTGGTGCGCCAGTGGCCTTTAAAGCGCAGTCTACTCATTGGCCTCGCCTGCTTTTCCCTTAGCAACTTATTATTAGTTGCTAATCTATGGCATGCCTCAGTGCTGTTATTTAGCGCCTCGGTACTCTTGATCGCTATGGGTCACGGATTAAGCCTGATCTCGGGCATGGGTATTGTGAATCGACTTGCCCTACCCGAGCAACGCTCTGCTACTACATCAAGCTATTTAATTATTGCTTATTTAGGGGCTATTTTACCGATTTTAGCCATTGGTTATTTAGCCGATCAGTTTGGAATGCAAACTGCCTTAACGGCTTTTTGCTTCTCTATTTGCAGTCTAAGCCTTGCTCTGTTTTTCTTAACTTGGCGCCGAGTCCAACTACCTGATTAA
- the rlmF gene encoding 23S rRNA (adenine(1618)-N(6))-methyltransferase RlmF, with translation MSLFHPRNRHTGNYDFERLYAAYPELKKYTRLNPVGHYTIDFADPHAVKLLNAAILATDYGVAFWDIPAHYLCPPIPGRADYIHAAADLLADHHQGVIPTGPATRVLDIGVGANTIYPLLGQAEYQWSFVGVDIDKKAIAAAKQTIEKNQLQEFIQLRHQPNPEHIFNQVVLPTDHFDLSICNPPFFSSAEQATHQNQRKWKGLGKQSGQRNFGGQSNELWCEGGELAFISRMIQQSVNVKRQIACFSSLVSREAILPALYKQLRNVRATDVQTIDMAQGQKKSRFISWRF, from the coding sequence ATGTCCTTATTTCATCCACGCAATCGCCACACTGGCAACTATGATTTTGAGCGCTTGTACGCTGCCTATCCTGAGCTCAAAAAATATACACGCCTTAATCCTGTTGGGCATTACACCATTGATTTTGCTGATCCACATGCTGTGAAGCTATTAAATGCGGCCATTTTAGCCACCGATTATGGTGTTGCCTTTTGGGATATTCCTGCGCATTATCTTTGTCCGCCTATCCCAGGCCGAGCTGACTATATTCATGCTGCCGCGGATTTGTTAGCTGATCACCATCAGGGTGTAATCCCGACCGGGCCAGCGACTCGTGTCCTTGATATAGGTGTAGGAGCCAACACCATCTATCCCCTGTTAGGCCAAGCTGAATACCAATGGTCCTTTGTAGGGGTAGACATTGACAAAAAAGCCATTGCCGCAGCAAAGCAAACTATCGAAAAAAATCAATTACAAGAGTTCATCCAATTACGACACCAGCCTAATCCTGAACATATTTTTAATCAGGTCGTTCTACCCACAGATCACTTTGATCTATCGATTTGCAACCCTCCTTTTTTTAGCTCTGCAGAACAAGCTACACATCAGAATCAACGTAAATGGAAAGGCTTAGGCAAACAATCAGGACAACGTAATTTTGGTGGCCAAAGCAACGAGTTATGGTGCGAGGGCGGCGAGCTGGCATTTATTAGCCGCATGATTCAACAAAGTGTCAACGTTAAACGACAAATCGCTTGTTTTAGTAGTCTCGTATCTCGCGAAGCCATTTTGCCCGCTCTATATAAACAATTACGTAATGTTCGGGCTACAGATGTGCAAACCATCGATATGGCTCAAGGTCAAAAGAAAAGTCGCTTTATTTCTTGGCGTTTTTAA
- a CDS encoding hydantoinase B/oxoprolinase family protein — protein sequence MQQTAENTGSKQEKWQFWVDRGGTFTDIVAKQPDGELVTHKLLSDNPEQYPDAALEGIRRLLGLTSDQPIPSEQIEAVKMGTTVATNALLERKGDDTVLFITKGFRDALRIGYQARPQLFQRHIVLPELLYGDVVEVDERVRADGQVEASLDVEKSREQLQHMFDKGYRAIAIVLMHAYRFHEHENQLAVLAREIGFTQISVSHQVSALMKIVGRGDTTVVDAYLSPVLRRYVNRVASELDQVRLMFMQSNGGLTAADQFQGKDAILSGPAGGIVGMARIASAMGADKLIGFDMGGTSTDVSHYDGEFERVFETVVAGVRLRAPMMNIHTVAAGGGSIVHFDGNRMRVGPHSAGAFPGPVAYRNGGPLTVTDCNVMLGKLQPQFFPAIFGEKADQALDVAEVQRQFTDLAADIEQKTGLSSTPEQVAEGFIQIAVANMANAVKKISIERGYDVSQYTLVSFGGAGGQHACLVADALGMRRVLIHPFAGVLSAYGMGLADITAMRESSIELELNAEHLPVCEQRLDQLAQDACAEVLAQGVAKHHIQIVPRVHLRYDGTDSAIVVNFGTIDDMVQQFNTAYLQRYSFLMADRNLVVEAVSLEVIGQSGEQVTASSVTEQVVALPEACTSVSVFSHDEQHQTPVYDRSVLHSGMRIVGPAIVFDANGTTMVEPEWQLELLSGGEMLLSRIKAKAQAVAIGTDVDPVMLEIFNNLFMAIAEQMGVTLANTAFSVNIKERLDFSCALFDAEGNLIANAPHMPVHLGSMGESIKAVISKNEGQMQPGDTYVLNDPYNGGTHLPDITVVTPIFDESETEILFFVASRGHHADVGGMTPGSMPPHSRSVIEEGVLIDNFKLVEKGQIRDREFRELLASGPYPARNIDQNLADMRAQIAANEKGVQELHRMVRTFGLDVVQAYMQHVQNNAEESVRRVIDALQDGEFSYEMDCGAQIRVAVRVNNKDRSAVVDFTGTSAQLDSNFNTPKAVCMAAVLYVFRTLVNDEIPMNQGCLKPIEVIIPEACMLNPQYPAATVAGNVETSQAITDTLYGALGVMASSQSTMNNFTFGNETYQYYETIAGGAGAGVILHADGSRELFPGTDVVQTHMTNSRLTDPEIFEWRYPVLLEGFAIRPNSGGEGAVRGGNGGTRRIRFLEPMTASILANHRRVAPFGLAGGAAGEVGSNYVEKTDGDRIELGATGSIEMQAGDVFVIHTPGGGGFGKK from the coding sequence ATGCAGCAAACGGCAGAAAATACGGGATCAAAGCAAGAAAAATGGCAGTTTTGGGTGGATCGTGGTGGTACCTTTACTGACATCGTCGCTAAACAGCCTGACGGTGAGTTAGTCACTCATAAATTGCTCTCTGATAACCCAGAGCAATATCCCGACGCTGCCCTAGAAGGTATTCGCCGTTTATTAGGCTTGACTTCTGATCAACCTATTCCTAGCGAGCAGATCGAAGCAGTAAAAATGGGGACTACGGTTGCTACTAATGCATTACTAGAGCGTAAAGGTGACGATACCGTATTGTTTATCACCAAAGGATTTAGAGACGCCTTGCGCATTGGCTATCAGGCTCGCCCTCAGCTTTTTCAACGACATATTGTTTTGCCTGAATTGTTATATGGTGATGTGGTTGAGGTTGATGAGCGTGTACGGGCCGACGGTCAGGTAGAAGCGAGCCTAGACGTAGAAAAAAGCCGCGAGCAATTGCAGCACATGTTTGACAAAGGCTACCGTGCTATCGCTATTGTGTTGATGCATGCTTACCGTTTTCATGAGCATGAAAACCAATTAGCAGTCTTAGCCCGTGAAATTGGTTTTACTCAAATTTCAGTTTCACATCAAGTGAGCGCCCTCATGAAAATTGTGGGTCGTGGTGATACTACTGTTGTGGATGCCTATTTATCTCCAGTGCTACGTCGTTATGTGAACCGCGTTGCCAGTGAGTTAGATCAAGTTCGTTTGATGTTTATGCAGTCAAATGGTGGTTTGACCGCAGCAGATCAATTCCAAGGTAAAGATGCGATTTTGTCTGGACCTGCTGGCGGTATTGTAGGCATGGCCCGTATTGCCTCTGCGATGGGAGCCGATAAGCTCATTGGTTTTGATATGGGCGGCACGTCTACGGATGTATCGCATTATGATGGTGAGTTTGAACGCGTCTTTGAAACAGTGGTTGCTGGCGTACGTTTACGTGCTCCTATGATGAACATTCACACCGTTGCGGCAGGTGGTGGCTCAATTGTTCACTTTGATGGTAATCGTATGCGAGTGGGGCCACACTCAGCAGGAGCCTTTCCTGGACCAGTGGCATACCGCAATGGTGGGCCTTTAACGGTAACTGACTGTAATGTGATGTTGGGTAAATTACAGCCACAGTTTTTCCCTGCGATTTTTGGTGAAAAAGCAGATCAAGCCTTAGATGTGGCAGAGGTGCAGCGTCAGTTCACTGATCTAGCCGCTGATATTGAGCAGAAAACAGGCTTGAGCTCTACTCCTGAGCAAGTGGCCGAGGGCTTCATTCAAATCGCTGTGGCTAACATGGCGAACGCAGTGAAAAAAATCTCGATTGAACGAGGCTATGACGTGAGCCAATACACCTTGGTGTCATTTGGTGGTGCGGGTGGTCAGCATGCGTGTTTAGTCGCTGATGCGCTCGGTATGCGTCGTGTATTAATCCACCCTTTTGCGGGTGTATTGTCTGCTTATGGTATGGGTCTAGCTGACATTACGGCGATGCGTGAAAGCAGTATTGAACTAGAACTAAATGCAGAGCACTTACCTGTTTGCGAGCAACGTTTGGATCAGTTGGCCCAAGATGCATGTGCAGAGGTATTGGCTCAGGGCGTAGCAAAACATCATATTCAAATTGTGCCGCGTGTGCATTTACGCTATGACGGAACCGATTCCGCTATTGTGGTGAACTTTGGCACGATTGATGACATGGTACAGCAGTTCAATACGGCTTATTTACAGCGTTACAGCTTTTTAATGGCGGATCGTAATTTGGTTGTAGAGGCCGTGTCACTAGAGGTTATTGGCCAAAGTGGCGAGCAAGTGACGGCATCTAGTGTTACAGAACAGGTTGTGGCATTGCCCGAGGCGTGTACATCAGTCTCTGTGTTCTCTCATGATGAGCAGCATCAGACTCCCGTCTATGACCGCAGTGTGCTGCACAGTGGCATGCGTATTGTTGGTCCCGCGATTGTATTTGATGCCAACGGCACCACAATGGTGGAGCCCGAGTGGCAGTTAGAGTTGCTAAGCGGTGGCGAAATGTTGCTATCTCGTATCAAAGCAAAGGCGCAAGCTGTCGCGATTGGTACAGATGTAGATCCCGTCATGCTTGAGATTTTTAATAATCTATTCATGGCGATTGCTGAGCAAATGGGCGTCACGCTAGCCAATACTGCTTTCTCCGTCAACATTAAAGAACGGTTAGATTTTTCTTGCGCATTGTTTGATGCCGAAGGGAACTTGATCGCTAATGCTCCGCATATGCCTGTGCATTTGGGCTCAATGGGGGAAAGTATTAAAGCGGTTATCAGTAAAAATGAAGGTCAGATGCAACCGGGGGATACGTATGTATTAAATGATCCCTATAACGGTGGTACACACTTGCCTGATATTACTGTGGTTACGCCAATCTTTGATGAAAGCGAAACAGAAATCCTGTTCTTTGTCGCCTCTAGAGGTCACCATGCTGACGTGGGGGGTATGACCCCGGGCTCAATGCCTCCGCACAGTCGTAGCGTGATCGAAGAAGGAGTCTTAATTGATAACTTCAAGCTAGTAGAAAAAGGGCAGATTCGTGATCGTGAGTTCCGAGAACTTCTTGCCTCAGGTCCTTATCCAGCACGCAATATCGATCAAAACTTGGCAGATATGCGCGCACAAATTGCGGCAAACGAAAAAGGAGTTCAAGAGTTACATCGTATGGTTCGTACCTTTGGTTTGGATGTGGTACAAGCCTACATGCAACACGTACAGAATAATGCTGAGGAATCGGTACGACGCGTGATTGATGCGTTGCAAGATGGTGAGTTCAGTTACGAAATGGATTGTGGGGCTCAGATTCGTGTGGCAGTCCGAGTCAATAATAAAGATCGTAGTGCTGTGGTGGACTTCACCGGAACTTCAGCTCAGTTAGACAGTAATTTCAACACGCCTAAAGCCGTATGCATGGCAGCGGTTTTGTATGTATTCAGAACACTAGTGAATGATGAGATCCCGATGAATCAAGGCTGCTTAAAGCCCATTGAGGTCATTATTCCAGAGGCGTGTATGTTGAATCCACAATATCCTGCAGCCACAGTAGCCGGTAACGTGGAAACCTCACAAGCGATTACAGATACGTTGTATGGCGCCCTAGGAGTGATGGCGTCGTCACAAAGCACGATGAATAACTTCACCTTTGGTAATGAGACGTATCAGTATTACGAAACCATTGCAGGTGGTGCTGGAGCGGGCGTTATTTTACATGCCGATGGCAGCAGAGAGCTTTTCCCTGGAACAGATGTGGTTCAGACACATATGACGAACTCACGTTTAACAGACCCAGAGATTTTTGAGTGGCGCTATCCCGTATTACTAGAAGGCTTTGCTATTCGTCCTAATAGTGGCGGTGAAGGGGCCGTGAGGGGGGGGAATGGCGGTACACGTCGTATTCGTTTCTTAGAGCCTATGACAGCCTCCATTTTGGCTAACCATCGTCGCGTTGCCCCTTTTGGCCTAGCTGGTGGTGCAGCGGGAGAGGTGGGATCGAACTATGTAGAAAAAACGGACGGTGATCGCATCGAATTGGGGGCTACAGGTTCAATTGAAATGCAAGCTGGAGATGTATTTGTCATCCATACGCCAGGTGGCGGTGGTTTTGGTAAAAAATAA
- a CDS encoding LysR family transcriptional regulator: MNIRFLETFVWVAKLGSFRAAASQLHLTQAAISGRIAALENDVGKKIFERHGRQMRLNSAGKTLLHHAEHILRIEHDLRQELTGPTLLRGRVRLGVIESIIYTWFPHFLAQLQQQHPDVEIELTVESSRRLHDLLKRGLVDVAIQTDPVIEKGLRNTPLGRFSLSWMFAANTDLVLPTDLNQLLNEWAIVTFPRYSQPHLSLLELLESKGIMTEPRIHFASSIAAGMQLLQTGNCVGVLPTAVFNHKAQSALFRVAKHLPALTDMHLVASWRPELVTGLSTEMVKLSLSEMKNYSAHNEFAFAAAELPVFHL, translated from the coding sequence GTGAATATTCGATTTTTAGAAACCTTTGTGTGGGTGGCAAAACTGGGAAGCTTTAGAGCTGCAGCTAGCCAACTTCATTTAACTCAGGCTGCTATTTCTGGGCGGATTGCGGCTCTGGAAAATGATGTGGGCAAGAAAATATTCGAGCGTCATGGCCGACAAATGCGTTTAAACAGTGCAGGCAAGACGCTATTACATCATGCTGAGCATATTTTGCGCATTGAACATGATTTACGCCAAGAACTAACCGGCCCTACATTATTACGGGGGCGAGTTCGGTTAGGGGTGATCGAGTCCATTATTTATACCTGGTTTCCTCATTTTCTTGCGCAGCTGCAGCAACAACACCCCGATGTGGAGATAGAGCTGACGGTTGAATCGAGTCGTCGTTTGCATGACTTATTAAAACGTGGCTTAGTGGATGTAGCGATACAGACTGATCCGGTAATAGAGAAGGGCTTACGTAACACGCCTTTAGGTCGGTTTTCTTTATCATGGATGTTTGCTGCTAATACGGATTTGGTGTTGCCTACCGATTTAAATCAATTATTAAATGAATGGGCAATAGTTACTTTTCCTCGGTATTCCCAACCTCATTTATCCCTGTTGGAACTTTTGGAGAGTAAAGGAATTATGACCGAGCCTCGCATTCATTTTGCTTCGTCCATTGCAGCAGGTATGCAGCTATTGCAAACAGGGAATTGTGTAGGTGTGCTGCCTACAGCGGTATTTAATCATAAGGCGCAATCTGCCTTGTTTCGTGTGGCTAAACACTTGCCTGCCTTAACCGATATGCACTTAGTTGCTAGCTGGCGCCCAGAGTTAGTCACAGGTCTGAGTACCGAAATGGTTAAGTTAAGCTTAAGTGAGATGAAAAACTACTCGGCTCATAACGAATTTGCTTTTGCTGCTGCAGAACTCCCTGTTTTTCACTTATAG
- a CDS encoding TRAP transporter small permease, which translates to MRKSLDKLYAVSGAIAALSLVLIVIIVFGQVVLNFIDFIAQKVVGKSYGLLIPSYASFSGYALGFATFLSLGLGIRRAAHIRVTLIEGTLNPRVRRWTLTIVALLGVLMGGLFSWSLGQLSYESWLWGDTATGLIRVPLWIPQSVLTIGSIIFWIATIDTFIEMLRDQQSSALRAVDPVEEGM; encoded by the coding sequence ATGCGCAAAAGTCTCGACAAGTTGTATGCGGTTAGCGGAGCCATCGCTGCTTTATCGCTAGTGCTAATTGTGATCATTGTATTTGGCCAGGTTGTGCTGAATTTTATTGATTTTATAGCTCAAAAAGTGGTGGGTAAAAGCTATGGGTTATTAATTCCCTCCTACGCCTCTTTTTCTGGATATGCCCTAGGGTTTGCAACATTTCTCTCTTTGGGGCTAGGGATTAGACGAGCTGCACATATACGAGTCACCTTGATCGAGGGCACACTAAATCCGCGGGTGCGTCGTTGGACGTTAACTATAGTGGCGTTACTTGGTGTGCTGATGGGTGGGCTTTTTAGTTGGAGCCTAGGGCAGTTGAGCTATGAGTCTTGGTTATGGGGTGATACTGCCACCGGATTGATTCGCGTTCCGTTATGGATTCCTCAATCTGTATTGACCATAGGGTCCATTATTTTTTGGATTGCAACCATAGATACATTCATCGAGATGCTGCGTGATCAGCAATCTTCTGCGTTACGTGCTGTAGATCCTGTAGAGGAGGGCATGTAA
- a CDS encoding OmpA/MotB family protein, whose product MQNIVGKTVQKKQSNQEHWLSMSDLMAGLMMVFLLISVAFMRYVQVERDKIKEVAVTYQESQVALYQQLMLEFEKDLSRWDAQVDSHTLEFRFNAPEVLFDTGKIAIKPRFQEILDDFFPRYIHVIKAFKDTISEVRIEGHTSSVWNQQSSPEEAYFNNMELSQGRTRSVLQYVYSLPAVASERDWIKKQFAAVGFSSAHIVLDELGKEDAERSRRVSFKVLTNAETQIRKIIANE is encoded by the coding sequence ATGCAGAATATCGTTGGTAAAACTGTGCAGAAAAAGCAGAGTAACCAAGAGCACTGGTTATCCATGTCAGACTTAATGGCTGGTCTGATGATGGTGTTTTTGCTTATATCGGTGGCCTTTATGCGCTATGTCCAAGTAGAGCGAGACAAAATCAAAGAGGTTGCTGTGACATATCAAGAGTCACAAGTGGCTTTATATCAGCAATTAATGCTGGAGTTTGAGAAAGATTTGTCTCGTTGGGATGCTCAGGTCGATAGTCATACATTAGAGTTTCGTTTTAATGCGCCTGAAGTGTTATTTGATACGGGGAAAATAGCGATTAAACCGCGTTTTCAAGAGATCTTAGATGATTTTTTCCCCCGATATATTCATGTCATTAAAGCGTTTAAAGACACGATCAGTGAGGTACGTATAGAGGGGCACACTAGCTCAGTCTGGAATCAACAGAGTAGTCCCGAAGAGGCCTATTTTAATAATATGGAGCTGTCTCAAGGCCGTACCCGATCTGTATTGCAATATGTGTATAGTTTGCCTGCCGTCGCCTCAGAGAGGGATTGGATTAAAAAGCAGTTTGCGGCGGTGGGCTTTTCGTCCGCTCATATTGTTCTTGATGAACTAGGCAAGGAAGACGCAGAGCGTTCGCGTCGGGTTAGCTTTAAGGTATTAACAAATGCCGAGACCCAAATCCGTAAAATTATTGCGAATGAATGA
- a CDS encoding TRAP transporter substrate-binding protein, which produces MRLKPILIAGVMLAFSASAAQAVTWRMATAYPEANFHTRNINQFVKEIEQGTDGKLQINVHASGSLIKPPEIKNAVRSRQIEMGEFLVSTLANENSIFALDSVPFMAVSYEDSAKMYQVSKPYLEEVFAKQRMKVLYSVAWPPQGFYTERPIEKIEDLKGMKVRAYSPQTERFAQLAGAIPTQVEAADLAQAFTTGRVNAMVTSSSTGVNSAAWDYLTHYYDVSAFLPKNVVVVNQASFDSLDKDTQKVLLDAAAIAEERGWEMSKEEHDTQLKALADNGIKVEAGSEQLNAAFRKIGETMAAEWSKEAGKQGQEILEAYRK; this is translated from the coding sequence ATGAGACTAAAACCAATTCTTATAGCGGGCGTTATGTTGGCCTTTTCTGCTAGCGCAGCACAGGCTGTGACATGGCGTATGGCCACGGCTTACCCCGAGGCAAACTTTCACACTCGTAATATTAATCAGTTTGTTAAAGAGATTGAACAAGGCACGGATGGCAAACTGCAGATCAATGTGCATGCTTCAGGCTCGTTAATCAAACCACCTGAGATTAAAAATGCAGTACGTTCTCGCCAAATTGAAATGGGTGAGTTTCTTGTTTCTACCTTGGCAAATGAAAACTCTATTTTTGCTTTAGACTCGGTTCCTTTTATGGCTGTCTCCTACGAGGACTCTGCCAAAATGTATCAGGTCTCTAAGCCTTATCTAGAGGAAGTCTTTGCAAAGCAGCGCATGAAAGTGTTGTACTCGGTTGCTTGGCCGCCTCAGGGGTTTTATACAGAACGCCCTATAGAGAAAATTGAAGACTTAAAAGGTATGAAGGTACGTGCATACAGTCCCCAAACTGAACGATTTGCTCAGTTGGCTGGTGCTATTCCCACCCAAGTCGAGGCAGCTGATTTAGCTCAAGCTTTTACCACCGGTCGCGTTAATGCAATGGTGACGTCTAGCTCGACGGGCGTGAACTCAGCCGCTTGGGATTATTTAACGCATTATTACGACGTATCGGCTTTCTTGCCTAAAAACGTCGTTGTCGTCAATCAGGCTAGCTTTGATTCATTAGACAAAGATACGCAAAAAGTCTTGTTAGATGCCGCAGCGATTGCCGAAGAACGTGGCTGGGAAATGTCCAAAGAGGAACACGATACACAGTTAAAAGCGCTTGCTGATAACGGTATTAAAGTCGAGGCGGGTAGCGAGCAGCTCAATGCTGCATTCCGTAAAATTGGCGAAACCATGGCAGCAGAATGGAGCAAAGAGGCGGGCAAACAGGGTCAAGAGATTCTTGAGGCCTATCGCAAATAA